CCGGTCTCCGGCGACCTGCGGCTGGGCGGCCGCTACCAGTTGGAGGGCAACGCCGGCGGCACCGTCGAACGGTGCGACCCGCCGAACAGCTTCGCCGCGACCTGGGAGTTCGGCGGCATGACCAGCTGGATCGAGGTCCGGCTGAGCCCCGTCGACGGTGACCGCACCCGCTTCGAACTCGACCACATCGCCCACGTGGACGACGACACGTGGGCGCAGTACGGCCCCGGCGCGGTCGGCATCGGCTGGGACCTCGGCCTGCTCGGGCTGGCCTCGTACCTCGGCGGTGGCGGGGTCCGGCCGGAGGACGCCGAGGCCTGGACGGTGTCGGAGGAGGGCCGCGAGTTCGTGATCCGGGCCAGTCGGCTCTGGACGGAGGCGAGCATCGCCGCCGGCACCGACCCGGACGCCGCCCGCGCCGCCGAGGAGCGGGTCACCGCCTTCTACACCGGCGCCCCCGCCTGAACACCACCCCCGGCCCGGCCGCTCCGGTGGCCGGGCGGAGGGCCACCGCCCACCGGGACGAGGCGCGGTTCGGCGTGCGATCCGGCGTGCGGTGCGGCGCGCCTCGGGCGGTGGGCCGCGACGGGAAGAAGGAGGCGGCGGGATGTCGGTGGGGTCGGGCAGACTCTCCCCGTGTCGCCACGATCCGTCGCCGAGCTGACCGCCGCTACCCAGGCCGGCCTTCACCCCGACTATCTGTTCTTCTGGGGCCACCGACCACAACGCGACGGCAGCGTGGGGCGCGGATGCCTGAGCCAGTGGTGGCCCGCCCCGTTCCGCGACGGCGAGCGTGTCTTCGCCACCGCCGAGCACTGGATGATGTGGCACAAGGCGATGCTCTTCGGCGACGACGAGCTGGCCACGCAGATCCTCGCCGCCGCGCACCCGCACCGCGCCAAGGCCCTCGGCCGCCGGGTCCGTGACTTCGACCAGGAGCGGTGGGAGGCGCGACGCTACGAGATCGTGGTGGCCGGCAGCACGGCCAAGTTCGGTCAACACCCCGACCTGCGGGCGTTCCTGCTGGCCACCGGCGACCGGGTGCTCGTGGAGGCCAGCCCGCTGGACCGGATCTGGGGCATCGGGCTGGCCGCCGACGACCCCCGTGCCGGCGATCCGCGCGACTGGCGGGGAGACAACCTGCTCGGGTTCGCCCTCATGGAGGCCCGCGCCGCCCTACGGGAGGGCCGCTGACGGCCGCGTCCGAGTAACGTGCTGCGGCATGACCGGTGCGCCGTACTCTCACTGCTCGTTCTGCGGGGCCGCCTACCCGGCGGCGGCCGGCTGGCCGCGCGTCTGCCCGACCTGCGGCCAGACGGTGTGGCGCAACCCGCTGCCGGTCGCGGTGGCGGTGCTGCCGGTACGCACCACGGCCGGGCTCGGCGTGGTGGTCGTCCGCCGCGACATCGAGCCGGCCCGCGGCCTGCTCGCCCTCCCCGGCGGCTTCATCGAGTACGGCGAGGAGTGGGACGCGGCGCTCGTCCGGGAGCTGCGGGAGGAGACCGGCCTGCTGGCGTCGGCGGCCGACGCCACGCTGTTCGCGGTGCACGGGGCACCGGCCGGCGGCACCATGATGGTCTTCGGCGTGCTGCCCGAGGTGCGCGCCGAGGAGTTGCCGCCCTCGGCGCCGACCGAGGAGGCGACCGAGTGGCTGGTGCTCACCGAGCCGACCGAGTTGGCCTTCTCCACGCACACCCGGGTGCTGGCCGACTTCCTCGCCGCCCGGGCGTGACCCCCGCGCCCCCCGATCCGCACCTCCCCGGCCGGTGATCGCGCTCGACCACGGAGGTAGTGGCCTCCGGGGCGTCGGGAGGCCGCTACATCCGAGATCGAGCGCGGCCTTGGCGTGCGGAGGGCGGGTCAGGCGGCGAAGTTGCGGAACAGCAGCGACGCCAGCCCGAGGGCGAGCAGCAGGTTGAACACGGTGGCGCTGGCGAATACGGCCACCGGCCGCCAGCCGGCCTCGCGCAGCGCGGCCACCCGGACTTCCAGGCCGATGCTGACGAACGCCAGGATCAGGAACCAGACCCGCAGGTCGTTCACGATCGCGATGGTGGCCTTGCCGTCCGATCCGGCCGCATCGAGGTACCAGGTCGCGATCACCGACGCGGCGACGAAACCGAGGACGAACTTCGGGAAGCGGTGCCACAGCTCCACGAGCCTCGGCCGGGCCGCACCGGGCCGGCGCTCGACGCGCAGCGTGAAGTACGCGGTGAGGGCCACCGCGACAACCCCCATCAGCGCGTTCTGGGTGACCTTGACGATGCTCGCGATCTGAAGTGCCTCCTCGCCGGCGAGCGCACCGGCCGCGGTGACCGCGGCCGTCGTGTCGATGTTGCCGCCGATCCAGGCGCCCGCCACCGCCGGCTCGAGCCCGAGCACGTCGGCGAGCCACGGCAGCAGGAAGATCGACGGCAGGGCGAAGACGATGACCAGGCTGGCCGCGTACGCCAACTGCTCCCGCCGGGCCCGGACGGCGCCGGCGGCGGCGATGGCGGCGCTGACGCCGCAGATGGACACGGCGGAGGCGAGCAGGGCACGGAGCTTGTCGTCCAGCCCGAGGCGGCCGGCCAGCCACCACGTGAACAGGAACACGCCGCTGATCAGCAGGGTCGCCTGGGCGATCGCCGGGCCGGCGGCGCTGGCGATGACCGCTAGGTTGATCGAGGCGCCGAGCAGGACCAGACCGGTCTTGATGAAGAACTCGGTGCGGAACGCGGCGGCGATCCGGTCCCGCAGCCCGAGCAGGGTGACCGCCAGGTTGCCGAGCAGGCCGAGCAGGATCGCGTAGACCGGGTATTCGATCGCGGCGGCGATGTCCTCGAGGGCGGTGCCCTCGGCGAACACAGGGACGTTCTGTTCGAGGTAGCGGGTCAGCGCGGCCAGGCCGAGGACGACCAGCAGACCGAGCGTGGTCCACGCCCAGAACGCGCGTCCGCGCGGCCCGGTGGGTACGAGCGGCGGCCCGTCGGCCCGCCCGTCGACGCCGGCCCCGCGCTGGGCGGCGGCGGGGTCAGGGTTCTCGGCGGCCCGTGCGCTGGCGTTCCTGTTCTCGGCGGCCGGTGCGGCGGCCTCCTCGGCCGGGGTGGTCGTGGTCTGGTCCGTGGCGCGGGTGGCGTCGGTGGTCATCACGGCACCAGCCCGGCGGGGATGGCGCCCAGTAGGACCAGGCCGAGCAGGGCCAGGCCGATGACGGTCGCCGCCCAGTCCTCGTTGAGGGCGAAGCGGCTCTCGGGCGCGGTGGGCGGGGTGGACGACGGTTCGTCGATGCTCATGGAGGTTCCTTCACGCAGGCGGAGGGGATCGGGATGCGACGCGTCACGCCGAGGGCTGGCACCGTCCACGGAAGCCGGAAGCCGGAAGCCGGAAGCCGGAAGCCGGACGCCGGAGACCGGAAGCCAGGAGCCAGCAGCCGGGCTCGCCGGCCGGGGAGACCGACGTCCTGACGGGATGGTGGGTCGCCGGGTCGGCGTGACCGGTGCCTGGCGAGGCCAGGCTGCCTCTCGGGGGGCACGCCGGATACCGGCGGGGCGCTGTCGCTCTGGCGCGCCGGGCGCTTCGTCATCGGTCGGGTGGCCGCGTCGCCGCCGACCCGGCCGACCGTGTCGACGCCAGCCGGGTCGACGCCAGCCGGGTCGACGCCAGCCGGGTCGAGTGTCAGGCCGACTGCTGGCCGGTACAGAGGCCGGACGCGACCCGCATCAGGTCGACGACCCGGCGCGAGGTGAGCCGCAGGGTGATCCGCACGCGCCCATATTCCTACTTGCAAGATAGGAATTCAAGACGCGTCCACCATTCGGAACCGCCGATGCCCGGACGTGTCGGACGTCGACGGTCCGGCGGTCCGGCACGCCGCACCGCGGATCACCGGGTCACGCGTCGCGTGATGCCGCAGGATCCGGCCAGG
This genomic stretch from Micromonospora krabiensis harbors:
- a CDS encoding SRPBCC family protein; this encodes MIDVSGQVNAVRRQVGSRTLEAGEARVSTISQTYDASVEDVWDACTNPERIPRWFLPVSGDLRLGGRYQLEGNAGGTVERCDPPNSFAATWEFGGMTSWIEVRLSPVDGDRTRFELDHIAHVDDDTWAQYGPGAVGIGWDLGLLGLASYLGGGGVRPEDAEAWTVSEEGREFVIRASRLWTEASIAAGTDPDAARAAEERVTAFYTGAPA
- a CDS encoding NADAR family protein; the encoded protein is MSPRSVAELTAATQAGLHPDYLFFWGHRPQRDGSVGRGCLSQWWPAPFRDGERVFATAEHWMMWHKAMLFGDDELATQILAAAHPHRAKALGRRVRDFDQERWEARRYEIVVAGSTAKFGQHPDLRAFLLATGDRVLVEASPLDRIWGIGLAADDPRAGDPRDWRGDNLLGFALMEARAALREGR
- a CDS encoding NUDIX domain-containing protein; protein product: MTGAPYSHCSFCGAAYPAAAGWPRVCPTCGQTVWRNPLPVAVAVLPVRTTAGLGVVVVRRDIEPARGLLALPGGFIEYGEEWDAALVRELREETGLLASAADATLFAVHGAPAGGTMMVFGVLPEVRAEELPPSAPTEEATEWLVLTEPTELAFSTHTRVLADFLAARA
- a CDS encoding YeiH family protein; protein product: MTTDATRATDQTTTTPAEEAAAPAAENRNASARAAENPDPAAAQRGAGVDGRADGPPLVPTGPRGRAFWAWTTLGLLVVLGLAALTRYLEQNVPVFAEGTALEDIAAAIEYPVYAILLGLLGNLAVTLLGLRDRIAAAFRTEFFIKTGLVLLGASINLAVIASAAGPAIAQATLLISGVFLFTWWLAGRLGLDDKLRALLASAVSICGVSAAIAAAGAVRARREQLAYAASLVIVFALPSIFLLPWLADVLGLEPAVAGAWIGGNIDTTAAVTAAGALAGEEALQIASIVKVTQNALMGVVAVALTAYFTLRVERRPGAARPRLVELWHRFPKFVLGFVAASVIATWYLDAAGSDGKATIAIVNDLRVWFLILAFVSIGLEVRVAALREAGWRPVAVFASATVFNLLLALGLASLLFRNFAA